One window of the Streptomyces sp. ITFR-21 genome contains the following:
- a CDS encoding transposase, whose translation MPRPAVRPQGGGSQRADGEAMFAAILCVLLSGMPWRAPRTFAVSWQNTHRRCTQWSAAGLWERIPADREDPQAPPQTRQWWDTVAWLAEERLNRMGAPAPETAPPPAGAARSSAFRAAAGLNTRSGGRPQGPRNPVPGGSSTPGTRHRSASPVGSRPARPRAYATARRVGRTAPPGRLPGRSAPVSRIPKPWATAGRGSPDGDRRAVPPYRPPARIAPSANRPGHGRGAGPRPRAGARRARHRWEAGSAARPRARSAVSQRPGQSGPGRSADWPKFRLRHRRGKYRDKQPNPERATLVADSRCSDRVFLTRQADPLGWPGLSDRTRTSARHAPRSSVATQDFTARVRLSAPRGRRRMCRATDDTERGRTTPPRRVM comes from the coding sequence CTGCCCCGGCCGGCGGTGCGGCCGCAGGGGGGAGGGTCGCAACGCGCCGACGGCGAGGCGATGTTCGCCGCGATCCTCTGCGTCCTGCTCAGCGGCATGCCCTGGCGGGCGCCCAGGACGTTCGCCGTCTCCTGGCAGAACACCCACCGCCGCTGCACCCAGTGGAGCGCGGCCGGGCTCTGGGAGCGGATACCGGCGGACCGCGAGGACCCGCAGGCCCCGCCGCAGACACGGCAGTGGTGGGACACGGTGGCGTGGCTCGCCGAGGAGCGGCTGAACCGGATGGGGGCCCCGGCCCCCGAGACCGCGCCGCCCCCAGCGGGGGCGGCGCGGTCTTCCGCCTTCCGCGCCGCCGCCGGCCTGAACACGCGGTCGGGCGGGAGGCCGCAGGGTCCACGGAACCCGGTTCCCGGCGGATCGTCGACGCCCGGCACCCGGCACCGCTCCGCCTCACCCGTCGGCTCCCGGCCAGCCCGTCCCCGCGCGTACGCAACCGCGCGACGCGTCGGCCGGACCGCGCCCCCCGGCCGGCTCCCCGGCCGGAGCGCGCCGGTCAGCCGGATCCCGAAGCCGTGGGCGACCGCCGGGCGGGGATCGCCGGACGGGGATCGCCGGGCCGTGCCGCCGTACCGGCCGCCCGCTCGCATCGCGCCATCGGCGAACCGTCCGGGGCACGGGAGAGGAGCCGGTCCGCGACCCCGGGCGGGTGCGAGGCGGGCGCGGCACCGGTGGGAGGCCGGGTCCGCCGCGCGTCCGCGAGCGCGCTCGGCCGTTTCACAACGGCCGGGGCAATCGGGCCCCGGCCGGTCCGCGGATTGGCCGAAATTCCGCCTCCGCCACCGACGCGGCAAGTACCGCGATAAGCAGCCAAATCCGGAAAGGGCGACCCTTGTTGCGGATTCCAGGTGCTCCGACCGCGTATTTTTGACACGGCAAGCCGACCCATTAGGGTGGCCGGGGCTTTCCGACCGCACCCGCACATCCGCACGTCATGCACCGAGGAGCTCCGTGGCCACGCAGGATTTCACCGCGCGCGTGCGCCTGTCCGCGCCCCGCGGGCGCCGGCGAATGTGCCGCGCGACGGACGATACCGAGCGGGGCAGGACGACGCCGCCGAGGCGCGTCATGTGA
- a CDS encoding globin domain-containing protein, whose product MLFPTRASRPGKGRRGSAAGGASGGPSPLSQPPPPPPPPPPPLVTLQPPVLEPLADDEIALLRASVAVVGPFAAEMTVYFYAILFTRYPQVRQLFPAGMDVQRDRLLRGLLRIVDLVDDPVNLVHFCSRLGRDHRKFGALGGHYPAVGECLLDSLARFAGPAWSADLATVWTRAYQLVAQVMTFAAEQDALVSPAVWSAEIIHHVQRGHGIAEVTVRPESPYPYVAGQYAGIETPWQPKAWRYYSPAHAPREDNTLTFHVRAVSGGQVSQALVHRARPGDRVHLGPVQGDMTLDPNSDRDLVCVAGGTGMAPIRALVEQAARNGTERYVDVFVGARTAAELYGLDDMLRMSQRHHWLSVRAAVSHERIVGLEGTLPQVLGEFGPWYRHDAFLSGPVEMVTQATDMLIRQGVPKERIYRDPFDVPALEAQLLPKGPPEEAM is encoded by the coding sequence GTGTTATTTCCCACCCGTGCATCGCGTCCCGGGAAAGGCCGTCGCGGTTCCGCGGCGGGCGGTGCATCCGGCGGTCCCTCCCCGCTGTCGCAGCCCCCGCCGCCGCCCCCGCCGCCCCCGCCGCCCCTCGTCACGCTCCAACCCCCGGTCCTGGAACCGCTGGCGGACGACGAGATCGCCCTGCTGCGCGCGAGCGTGGCCGTGGTAGGCCCCTTCGCCGCGGAGATGACCGTCTACTTCTACGCGATCCTGTTCACCCGCTACCCGCAGGTGCGCCAGCTCTTCCCCGCCGGCATGGACGTCCAACGGGACCGGCTGCTGCGGGGGCTGCTCCGGATCGTGGACCTGGTCGACGACCCCGTCAACCTGGTGCACTTCTGCAGCCGGCTGGGCCGCGACCACCGCAAGTTCGGCGCGCTGGGCGGGCACTACCCCGCCGTCGGGGAGTGCCTGCTGGACTCCCTGGCGCGGTTCGCCGGGCCCGCCTGGAGCGCGGACCTGGCGACGGTGTGGACCCGTGCCTACCAACTGGTCGCCCAGGTCATGACGTTCGCCGCCGAGCAGGACGCCCTGGTCTCGCCCGCGGTGTGGTCGGCGGAGATCATCCACCATGTGCAGCGCGGCCACGGCATCGCCGAGGTCACCGTGCGGCCGGAGAGCCCGTACCCGTACGTCGCGGGGCAGTACGCCGGCATCGAGACGCCCTGGCAGCCCAAGGCGTGGCGCTACTACTCGCCCGCGCACGCCCCGCGCGAGGACAACACGCTCACCTTCCACGTACGGGCCGTGTCCGGCGGCCAGGTCAGCCAGGCGCTTGTGCACCGGGCCAGGCCCGGCGACCGGGTCCACCTCGGCCCGGTCCAGGGCGACATGACACTCGACCCGAACAGCGACCGGGACCTGGTCTGCGTGGCCGGCGGCACCGGCATGGCCCCCATCCGGGCCCTGGTCGAGCAGGCCGCCCGCAACGGGACCGAGCGCTACGTCGACGTCTTCGTCGGCGCGCGCACCGCCGCCGAGTTATACGGACTCGACGACATGCTGCGGATGTCGCAGCGCCACCACTGGCTGTCGGTGCGCGCCGCCGTCTCCCACGAGCGGATCGTCGGCCTGGAAGGGACGCTGCCCCAGGTGCTGGGGGAGTTCGGGCCCTGGTACCGGCACGACGCCTTCCTGTCCGGCCCCGTGGAGATGGTCACCCAGGCCACCGACATGCTGATCCGGCAGGGCGTGCCCAAGGAGCGGATCTACCGCGACCCGTTCGACGTACCGGCGCTGGAGGCCCAGCTGCTGCCCAAGGGACCACCGGAGGAGGCCATGTGA
- a CDS encoding nitric oxide synthase oxygenase, which yields MTFHHPRATPVRRRTPEQGALLEAAEVFIRRFAAEEPGAADPRRRLAEVAAEVAVSGTYEHTPAELAYGARVAWRNSARCIGRLYWNNLTVRDLRHLSHPDDIAAHCFEHLRIATNNGRIRPVISVFAPDRPGRPAPRLLGEQLVRYADDPRSAERTALARQLGWKGGYGAFEVLPLMVQTAPGRRPEMYEVPEDAVLEVPLTHPRYPGIAALGLRWYAVPAVSDMSLEIGGITYPAAPFNGWYMGTEIGSRNLGDTDRYNLLPVIAALLGLDTRSERTLWRDQALVELNLAVLHSFEQAGVTMADHHTESTRFLTHIERESRHGRRVPTDWSWIVPPLSGSATAVFHRYYDPPDPDLRPAFLHREPSPEPPGVCPYHP from the coding sequence GTGACCTTCCACCACCCGCGTGCCACCCCGGTCCGTCGCCGCACCCCCGAGCAGGGCGCTCTCCTGGAGGCCGCCGAGGTCTTCATCCGCCGGTTCGCCGCCGAGGAGCCGGGCGCGGCCGACCCCCGGCGCAGGCTGGCGGAGGTCGCCGCCGAGGTGGCGGTGTCCGGCACCTACGAGCACACCCCGGCCGAACTGGCCTACGGCGCACGGGTCGCGTGGCGCAACTCCGCACGCTGCATCGGCCGCCTGTACTGGAACAATCTGACCGTTCGCGACCTGCGGCACCTCTCCCACCCCGACGACATCGCCGCGCACTGCTTCGAGCACCTGCGTATCGCCACCAACAACGGCCGGATACGGCCCGTCATCAGCGTCTTCGCGCCCGACCGGCCGGGCCGGCCGGCGCCGCGGCTGCTGGGCGAGCAGCTCGTGCGCTACGCGGACGACCCGCGCAGCGCGGAGCGGACCGCGCTGGCGAGGCAACTGGGCTGGAAGGGCGGCTACGGCGCCTTCGAGGTGCTGCCGCTGATGGTGCAGACCGCGCCCGGCCGGCGGCCGGAGATGTACGAGGTCCCCGAGGACGCCGTGCTGGAAGTGCCGCTGACGCACCCGCGGTACCCGGGCATCGCCGCACTCGGCCTGCGCTGGTACGCGGTCCCGGCCGTCTCCGACATGTCGCTGGAGATCGGCGGGATCACGTATCCGGCCGCGCCCTTCAACGGCTGGTACATGGGCACCGAGATCGGCTCGCGCAACCTCGGGGACACCGACCGCTACAACCTGCTGCCCGTCATCGCCGCCCTGCTCGGGCTCGACACCCGCAGCGAGCGCACCCTGTGGCGCGACCAGGCTTTGGTGGAGCTGAATCTGGCCGTCCTGCACTCCTTCGAGCAGGCCGGGGTCACGATGGCCGACCACCACACCGAGTCCACCCGCTTCCTCACCCACATCGAGCGCGAGAGCCGCCACGGCCGCCGCGTCCCGACGGACTGGAGCTGGATCGTCCCCCCGCTGTCGGGTTCGGCGACCGCGGTCTTCCACCGCTACTACGACCCCCCGGACCCCGACCTGCGCCCCGCCTTCCTCCACCGCGAGCCCTCCCCCGAACCCCCCGGCGTCTGCCCGTACCACCCCTAG
- a CDS encoding YcaO-like family protein gives MIDVPATLDPAAGIARTAAVAPPEPPRELLWRTVVVLGTGPAGLAQGSGALPTSDRVVGACGHSRADSLLRGAGEAVERAALHPGLGALPGARRARLPDAYARLVALADPDGADDPYTWYPAQRLRDGTPAWVPAPLVDWPPRPDEGAERFDPGPSGAASGDGLPMALLHALLEVVERDAVMTAWQRGLDLPRIGLPQPGPRSPRALREAVRLRAAAQAAGTRTVLARVPVGVPGVFCCAAIALDDDGRTAAVGCTASAVPARAVLGALQEALQVGSLLRGARRQRAAGDDRWEPEPGATIRGEEDRIAFLLTSGAVDLVRDWTEGFTEAVPLPGYDDGAGGQAFGPGGPFGPGAQPLGPRDTAALTAADVVAALVKEGADPLAVDLTPRLPPKLRAMGWAAVKVVPVGCQGLRMSEEPAWSRNLARLGSAERRTGLSARHAPDADRPHPLP, from the coding sequence GTGATCGACGTCCCCGCCACCCTCGACCCGGCCGCGGGCATCGCCCGCACCGCCGCCGTCGCCCCGCCCGAGCCGCCCCGCGAACTGCTGTGGCGCACCGTCGTGGTGCTCGGCACCGGTCCGGCCGGGCTCGCGCAGGGCTCCGGCGCCCTGCCCACCTCCGACCGGGTGGTCGGCGCCTGCGGTCACTCCCGTGCCGACTCGCTGCTGCGCGGCGCGGGCGAGGCGGTGGAGCGCGCGGCACTCCACCCGGGGCTCGGAGCGCTGCCCGGCGCCCGCCGGGCCCGGCTGCCCGACGCGTACGCGCGGCTGGTGGCGCTGGCCGACCCGGACGGCGCCGACGACCCCTACACGTGGTACCCGGCGCAGCGGCTGCGGGACGGTACGCCGGCCTGGGTGCCCGCTCCGCTCGTCGACTGGCCGCCGCGGCCGGACGAGGGCGCGGAACGCTTCGACCCCGGCCCCTCGGGGGCAGCCTCCGGCGACGGGCTGCCGATGGCGCTGCTCCACGCGCTGCTGGAGGTCGTGGAGCGCGACGCGGTGATGACCGCCTGGCAGCGCGGCCTCGACCTGCCCCGGATCGGTCTGCCGCAGCCGGGCCCGCGCAGCCCCCGCGCCCTGCGCGAGGCGGTCCGGCTGCGGGCCGCGGCCCAGGCCGCGGGCACCCGTACCGTGCTGGCGCGCGTCCCGGTCGGCGTCCCCGGTGTGTTCTGCTGCGCCGCGATCGCGCTCGACGACGACGGGCGCACCGCGGCCGTCGGCTGCACCGCGTCGGCCGTCCCGGCACGGGCCGTCCTCGGCGCCCTCCAGGAGGCGCTCCAGGTCGGCTCGCTGCTGCGCGGCGCCCGGCGGCAGCGGGCGGCGGGCGACGACCGGTGGGAACCGGAGCCCGGCGCAACGATCCGGGGGGAGGAGGACCGCATCGCGTTCCTGCTGACCTCCGGCGCGGTCGACCTGGTGCGCGACTGGACGGAGGGTTTCACGGAGGCGGTCCCGCTGCCCGGGTACGACGACGGTGCGGGCGGGCAGGCGTTCGGGCCGGGCGGGCCGTTCGGGCCGGGCGCGCAGCCGCTCGGGCCGCGCGATACGGCGGCGCTCACGGCGGCCGACGTGGTGGCCGCCCTGGTCAAGGAGGGCGCCGACCCCCTCGCGGTGGACCTGACGCCTCGGCTGCCCCCGAAGCTGCGTGCCATGGGGTGGGCGGCCGTGAAGGTGGTGCCGGTCGGCTGCCAGGGCCTGCGGATGAGCGAGGAGCCCGCGTGGAGCCGGAACCTCGCCCGGCTCGGCTCAGCCGAACGCCGCACCGGCCTGAGCGCCCGTCACGCCCCCGACGCGGACCGGCCGCACCCCCTGCCGTGA
- the lanKC gene encoding class III lanthionine synthetase LanKC, with product MFDIRYLLHVREHSPFYEPPELAPTDRDFALAQAEPPPGWERRGDHEWVLLTPRGCELPAQGWKVHVSATPDNSARVLATVRDHCVANGLPFKFVRSPDVLLRRNSKYGDRSASGKFVTLYPSGEDALGPVLHRLGDLLDGEPGPYILSDLRWRQGPLYVRYGGFTMIEGRGPDGERVPCLVDPEGRLVPDERRPGFHPPAWATPPALLDEALAARRRGTLRDFPYRVHRALHFSNGGGVYAATDTRTGREVLLKEARPLAGLDAEGRDAVERLGRERWAMETLAGAEGVPEVLDVRVGHEHHYLARAFVDGRPLGELVAARNPLCRAAPADPGESAAYAQWALGVLGAVERGLAAFHERGVVFGDLHPGNLLVAEDDTVHFIDFEAARPVDESAHQAMAAPGFTAPRDLTGTAVDWYAFGCVALSVFLPHTILTAWGEEKTDALISLVTETFPLPDAFLATVRGCLRPAGAADAGPPAPAASAPAASASAASASAASAEPLWPARLDAATWPGVRGRVTAGLLAAATPERADRLWPGDIRQFTEPGAAAGLLHGAAGVLWALSATGADIHPAWADWAATAAERCPGAGFADGLAGIAYGWARAGRREEARALALRAADLPLDALDASLATGSAGIGLTLLDLGLPERAAAAAAHHDAFTTRYTPRRPGLLYGAAGHALFLVRRYAVDPDPDLLERARAALERDVAAWRSAGELWRSVHGIAGPIGTALAIDAYLEQAASAGHSGDATLREARDAFTAAARTRVVPGTGWLTGRSGTLLALHRLAPTDEDRAAVRRHLTDTGWNAVRQDGTGLAFLGEHGLRLSCDLATGAAGVLLAVDTVLTDAPTPLPFLERALPVNGDPAPAGAALPGSGGHRTPPAPRTPSPLPLPSGLSGPSAAEPAGLPDGAVLLASGSPDRSVPVPSGSPDRSVPVPAGLPDGAVLLPSGSPDRSVPVPSGSPDRSVPVPSGSPDRSVPVPSGSPGPSVPVPSGSPDPSAPSAEPPEKQGALTGSRP from the coding sequence ATGTTCGACATCCGCTACCTCCTGCACGTCCGTGAGCACAGCCCCTTCTACGAGCCGCCGGAACTGGCCCCCACCGACCGCGACTTCGCCCTCGCCCAGGCCGAGCCCCCGCCGGGCTGGGAGCGGCGCGGCGACCACGAGTGGGTCCTCCTCACCCCCCGCGGATGCGAGCTGCCCGCGCAGGGCTGGAAGGTGCACGTGTCCGCGACACCGGACAACAGCGCCCGCGTGCTGGCCACCGTGCGGGACCACTGCGTGGCCAACGGGCTGCCGTTCAAGTTCGTCCGCAGCCCGGACGTCCTTTTGCGCCGCAACAGCAAGTACGGGGACCGCAGCGCCAGTGGCAAGTTCGTCACCCTCTACCCGTCCGGCGAGGACGCCCTCGGGCCGGTCCTGCACCGGCTCGGCGACCTGCTCGACGGGGAGCCCGGACCGTACATCCTCAGCGACCTGCGCTGGCGGCAGGGGCCGCTGTACGTGCGGTACGGCGGGTTCACCATGATCGAGGGCCGCGGCCCCGACGGGGAGCGGGTGCCGTGCCTGGTCGACCCCGAGGGGCGGCTGGTACCCGACGAGCGGCGCCCCGGCTTCCACCCGCCCGCCTGGGCGACCCCGCCCGCCCTCCTGGACGAGGCCCTCGCCGCCCGCCGCCGCGGCACGCTGCGCGACTTCCCCTACCGGGTGCACCGGGCCCTGCACTTCTCCAACGGCGGCGGGGTCTACGCGGCCACCGACACCCGTACCGGCCGCGAGGTGCTGCTGAAGGAGGCCCGGCCGCTCGCCGGTCTCGACGCCGAGGGCCGGGACGCGGTGGAGCGGCTGGGCCGGGAGCGCTGGGCCATGGAGACACTGGCCGGCGCCGAGGGCGTCCCCGAGGTCCTCGACGTCCGGGTCGGGCACGAGCACCACTACCTGGCCCGCGCCTTCGTCGACGGCCGACCGCTGGGCGAACTCGTCGCCGCGCGCAACCCGCTGTGCCGCGCGGCCCCCGCGGACCCCGGGGAGAGCGCCGCCTACGCGCAGTGGGCACTGGGCGTCCTCGGCGCGGTGGAACGCGGGCTGGCCGCCTTCCACGAGCGCGGCGTCGTCTTCGGCGACCTGCACCCGGGCAACCTGCTGGTCGCCGAGGACGACACGGTCCACTTCATCGACTTCGAGGCGGCCCGGCCGGTGGACGAATCGGCCCACCAGGCCATGGCGGCGCCCGGCTTCACCGCCCCGCGCGACCTGACCGGAACCGCGGTCGACTGGTACGCGTTCGGCTGCGTCGCCCTCTCCGTCTTCCTCCCCCACACCATCCTGACGGCCTGGGGCGAGGAGAAGACGGACGCCCTGATCTCCCTGGTCACGGAGACCTTCCCGCTGCCGGACGCCTTCCTGGCGACGGTACGCGGGTGCCTGCGCCCCGCCGGCGCCGCGGACGCCGGGCCACCGGCCCCCGCGGCGTCGGCCCCCGCGGCGTCGGCGTCCGCGGCGTCGGCGTCCGCGGCGTCGGCGGAGCCCCTGTGGCCCGCGCGGCTGGACGCCGCCACGTGGCCGGGCGTGCGCGGCCGCGTCACCGCCGGCCTGCTCGCCGCCGCCACCCCCGAGCGCGCCGACCGGCTCTGGCCCGGCGACATCCGGCAGTTCACCGAGCCCGGCGCCGCCGCCGGTCTGCTGCACGGCGCGGCGGGCGTGCTCTGGGCGCTGTCCGCCACCGGTGCCGACATCCACCCGGCCTGGGCCGACTGGGCGGCCACCGCGGCCGAGCGCTGCCCTGGCGCCGGATTCGCCGACGGCCTCGCGGGGATCGCCTACGGCTGGGCGCGCGCCGGCCGCCGCGAGGAGGCGCGCGCGCTGGCGCTGCGGGCCGCCGACCTGCCGCTCGACGCCCTGGACGCGAGCCTGGCCACCGGGTCCGCCGGTATCGGCCTCACCCTGCTCGACCTGGGCCTGCCCGAGCGGGCCGCCGCCGCCGCAGCGCACCACGACGCCTTCACCACCCGCTACACCCCGCGCAGGCCGGGACTCCTGTATGGCGCGGCCGGGCACGCCCTCTTCCTGGTACGCCGGTACGCGGTGGATCCGGACCCCGACCTGCTGGAGCGGGCCCGCGCGGCACTGGAGCGGGACGTGGCGGCCTGGCGGTCGGCCGGTGAGCTGTGGCGGTCGGTGCACGGGATCGCCGGACCGATCGGCACCGCGCTCGCCATCGACGCCTACCTCGAACAGGCCGCGTCCGCCGGGCACTCCGGCGACGCGACACTGCGGGAGGCACGCGACGCGTTCACCGCCGCCGCCCGCACCCGTGTCGTGCCCGGCACCGGCTGGCTCACCGGCCGCTCCGGCACGCTGCTTGCCCTGCACCGGCTCGCCCCGACCGACGAGGACCGGGCCGCGGTCCGCCGCCATCTGACGGACACCGGCTGGAACGCGGTACGCCAGGACGGCACGGGGCTGGCCTTCCTCGGCGAACACGGGCTGAGACTCTCCTGCGACCTGGCCACCGGCGCGGCGGGCGTCCTGCTCGCCGTGGACACCGTGCTGACGGACGCGCCGACGCCGCTGCCCTTCCTGGAACGGGCCCTTCCCGTCAACGGCGACCCGGCGCCGGCCGGCGCGGCGCTCCCGGGGTCCGGCGGCCACCGGACGCCGCCGGCCCCCCGCACGCCGTCGCCCCTGCCCCTGCCGTCCGGCCTTTCGGGCCCGTCCGCGGCCGAGCCGGCCGGGCTCCCGGACGGGGCCGTGCTCCTGGCGTCCGGGTCTCCGGATCGGTCTGTGCCTGTGCCGTCCGGGTCTCCGGATCGGTCTGTGCCTGTGCCGGCCGGGCTCCCGGACGGGGCCGTGCTCCTGCCGTCCGGGTCTCCGGATCGGTCTGTGCCTGTGCCGTCCGGGTCTCCGGATCGGTCTGTGCCTGTGCCGTCCGGGTCTCCGGATCGGTCTGTGCCTGTGCCGTCCGGGTCCCCGGGCCCGTCTGTGCCTGTGCCGTCCGGGTCCCCGGATCCGTCCGCGCCCTCGGCCGAACCGCCCGAGAAGCAGGGCGCGCTGACCGGGAGCAGGCCGTGA
- the mpaP gene encoding daptide biosynthesis intramembrane metalloprotease: MTVSEGAGRTGTERPAQQTASTPRPAAQDTAPGTRPPAQKTAPGTRPAQDAAPVPDLPARPRLAAGVAVHEPAEPGAPWIVQREDRYLRVGADIARLARVLDGTRDPDGLADRLGAPWNRRTVLVGLRALQARELLDDGTDRPGHRPHRIAFVPPLTLQFTLLRPDRLLSALRPLTTRLAGRPAAVTSALLAVGGVLALAARRPAVGEALGRPLPVLVYAAVLAAFFVSTALHEFGHGLTLSHYGGRPARMGVMLFYLAPAFFCDVTDGWRLPRARQRVRVALAGIGVQAVIAGGSGLTGAVLPAGDARDAVLLFSCLAYVSCLVNLAPLVKLDGYLALMTHLDLPHLRDRAIHDARGLLARVLFGIASPRALDRRWSVPYGLACMVFPVYLIATGIALWSELLLGLGVVGGCVLAVLGCYLLWLVGKGYLRVVREARAAGAGRTRAVLATVVLVAAATAALSFVRVPYTVTGAYERHGDRVDLVLSSTADRGPVRPGAEVTLQRSGVVTHTRVGRAEVAPGGGTHTDAPVTLFAPVRMGHAPSMPAVRYPLTVTDEPAATSGTATVDAGGVPLGELVYRKLAAPWHR, translated from the coding sequence GTGACCGTCTCGGAGGGCGCGGGCCGCACCGGCACCGAACGCCCCGCCCAGCAGACCGCGTCCACCCCCCGACCCGCCGCCCAGGACACCGCGCCGGGCACTCGGCCTCCCGCCCAGAAGACCGCGCCGGGCACTCGGCCCGCCCAGGACGCCGCGCCCGTCCCCGACCTCCCGGCCCGCCCGCGCCTGGCCGCCGGCGTGGCGGTGCACGAACCCGCCGAACCCGGCGCCCCCTGGATCGTCCAGCGCGAGGACCGCTACCTGCGGGTCGGCGCGGACATCGCCCGGCTGGCCCGGGTGCTCGACGGTACCCGGGACCCGGACGGCCTGGCCGACCGGCTCGGCGCCCCCTGGAACCGGCGCACCGTCCTGGTGGGCCTGCGCGCGCTGCAGGCCCGCGAACTGCTGGACGACGGCACCGACCGGCCCGGACACCGCCCCCACCGGATCGCCTTCGTGCCGCCGCTGACCCTCCAGTTCACCCTGCTGCGCCCGGACCGGCTGCTGAGCGCGCTGCGGCCGCTCACCACCCGCCTCGCCGGGCGCCCCGCCGCCGTGACCTCGGCGCTGCTCGCCGTAGGCGGCGTCCTCGCGCTCGCCGCCCGCCGGCCCGCCGTCGGCGAGGCGCTCGGCCGGCCCCTGCCGGTCCTGGTGTACGCGGCGGTCCTCGCCGCCTTCTTCGTCTCCACCGCGCTCCACGAGTTCGGCCACGGCCTGACCCTCAGCCACTACGGGGGCCGTCCCGCCCGGATGGGCGTCATGCTCTTCTACCTGGCACCGGCGTTCTTCTGCGACGTCACGGACGGCTGGCGGCTGCCGCGCGCCCGGCAGCGGGTGCGGGTGGCGCTCGCCGGGATCGGCGTCCAGGCCGTCATCGCCGGCGGGAGCGGCCTGACCGGCGCCGTACTCCCGGCCGGCGACGCGCGCGACGCCGTCCTGCTCTTCTCCTGCCTCGCCTACGTGTCCTGCCTGGTCAACCTGGCGCCCCTGGTCAAACTCGACGGCTACCTCGCCCTGATGACCCACCTGGACCTGCCGCACCTGCGCGACCGCGCCATCCACGACGCCCGCGGCCTGCTCGCCCGCGTACTGTTCGGCATCGCCTCCCCCCGCGCCCTGGACCGCCGGTGGTCCGTGCCGTACGGCCTGGCCTGCATGGTCTTCCCCGTCTACCTGATCGCCACCGGTATCGCGCTGTGGTCGGAACTGCTGCTCGGCCTGGGCGTCGTCGGGGGCTGCGTGCTGGCCGTCCTCGGCTGCTACCTCCTCTGGCTGGTGGGGAAGGGCTACCTGCGGGTGGTCCGCGAGGCGCGCGCCGCCGGCGCCGGACGGACCAGGGCGGTGCTGGCCACCGTCGTGCTGGTCGCCGCCGCCACCGCGGCGCTCTCCTTCGTACGCGTCCCCTACACGGTGACCGGAGCGTACGAACGCCACGGCGACCGGGTCGACCTGGTGCTGTCGTCCACCGCGGACCGCGGCCCCGTGCGGCCCGGCGCCGAGGTCACCCTGCAGCGCTCCGGTGTGGTCACCCACACCCGGGTGGGCCGCGCCGAGGTCGCCCCGGGCGGCGGCACGCACACGGACGCGCCGGTGACGCTGTTCGCCCCGGTCCGGATGGGCCACGCGCCGAGCATGCCCGCGGTGCGCTACCCGCTCACGGTGACCGACGAGCCGGCCGCGACGTCCGGCACCGCGACCGTGGACGCGGGCGGCGTACCGCTGGGCGAGCTGGTCTACCGCAAGCTCGCCGCCCCGTGGCACCGGTGA
- a CDS encoding ABC transporter permease: MRDLLAGELDKTRVGRTWLILMAAGLLLAVITVLSLISDAADAKSVTAAATRSTTNDTVRYWMTMHLFSALFGALFVTREYTSGTIARSVLLSGGRGRLLTAKAVASLAAGAAFALAAVVFAAAAPWTLMPAYGLHAAWTGTTTRVLLGVAAVTVLGAPWGVLVGWIARNSIGALLFLLVTTMALDPYLHDWIPSVGKYLLTVAMGSVYLDTDSDLLPVPVALAVIAAWLAGAWYLAQRLVRRRDVL; encoded by the coding sequence ATGCGTGACCTGCTGGCAGGAGAACTCGACAAGACACGGGTGGGCAGGACCTGGCTGATCCTGATGGCCGCGGGCCTGCTGCTCGCGGTGATCACCGTCCTCTCCCTGATCTCCGACGCCGCGGACGCCAAGTCCGTCACGGCAGCCGCGACCCGGTCCACCACGAACGACACCGTCCGCTACTGGATGACCATGCACCTGTTCTCGGCGCTCTTCGGCGCGCTGTTCGTCACCCGCGAGTACACCTCGGGGACGATCGCGAGGTCGGTCCTGCTCAGCGGCGGCCGCGGCAGGCTGCTGACCGCGAAGGCCGTCGCCTCCCTAGCGGCCGGCGCAGCGTTCGCCCTGGCCGCCGTGGTCTTCGCCGCCGCCGCCCCCTGGACGCTGATGCCGGCCTACGGGCTCCACGCCGCCTGGACCGGGACCACCACCCGCGTCCTGCTGGGCGTCGCGGCGGTCACCGTCCTGGGCGCGCCCTGGGGGGTGCTCGTCGGATGGATCGCCCGCAACAGCATCGGAGCGCTGCTGTTCCTGCTGGTGACGACCATGGCGCTGGACCCCTACCTGCACGACTGGATCCCTTCCGTCGGCAAGTACCTGCTGACCGTCGCCATGGGCTCGGTCTACCTGGACACCGACAGCGACCTGCTGCCGGTGCCCGTCGCGCTCGCGGTGATCGCCGCCTGGCTCGCCGGCGCCTGGTACCTGGCCCAGCGCCTCGTACGGCGCAGGGACGTGCTGTGA